From the Anguilla anguilla isolate fAngAng1 chromosome 6, fAngAng1.pri, whole genome shotgun sequence genome, one window contains:
- the LOC118230823 gene encoding involucrin-like isoform X20, whose product MDTVGEYLERELEESTAREFQGLGNADGFLEQELEGTVGKIQGLEVEESTAGEFQVLGSVGQFLESCTLGEFLGLKLKDTVHELQGLELHGTVGEFLWLELDDALAAFLGLGTVGEFQEQELAGTVGEFQEQELAGTVGEFQEQELRGTVGEFQKQELAGTVGEFQEQEDTVGEFLGQEDTVGEFLGQEDTVGEFQEQELEGTVSEFQEQELAGTVGEFQEQELEGTVGEFLGQEDTVGEFQEQELAGTVGEFLGQELEGTVGEFLGQELEGTVGEFQGQELAGTVGEFQGQEIAGTVGEFQEQELAGTVGEFQEQEDTVGEFLGQEDTVGEFQEQEDTLGEFQEQELAGTVGEFLGQEDTLGEFQEQEDTLGEFQEQEDTVGEFLGQELEGTVGEFQEQELVGTVGEFQEQEDTVGEFLGQELEGTVGEFQEQELVGTVGEFQEQEGTVGEFQEQELAGTVGGFQEQEGTVGEFQEQEIAGTVGEFQEQEQEDTVGEFLGQEDTVGEFLGQELAGTVGEFQEQELAGTVGGFQEQEGTVGEFLGQELAGTVGEFQEQELAGTVGGFQEQEGTVGEFLGQELEGTVGEFQEQEGTVGEFQEQELVGTVGEFQEQELEGTVGEFLGQELEGTVGEFQEQEGTVGEFQGQEQEGTVGEFQEQELEGTVGEFLGQELEGTVGEFLGQELEGTVGEFQEQEDTVGEFQE is encoded by the exons ATGGATACTGTAGGCGAGTATCTGGAAAGGGAGTTGGAGGAGAGTACTGCAAGGGAGTTTCAGGGACTGGGTAATGCGGATGGGTTTCTGGAACAGGAGCTGGAAGGTACTGTGGGTAAGATTCAGGGACTAGAGGTGGAGGAGAGTACCGCAGGGGAATTTCAAGTGTTGGGTTCAGTGGGTCAGTTTCTGGAGTCATGTACTCTGGGTGAATTTCTGGGGCTGAAGCTGAAGGATACTGTGCATGAGCTTCAGGGGCTGGAGCTGCATGGTACTGTGGGGGAATTTCTGTGGCTGGAGCTGGACGATGCTCTGGCTGCATTTCTAGGGCTGGGTACTGTGGGTGAGTTTCAGGAGCAGGAGCTTGCGGGTACAGTGGGCGAGTTTCAGGAGCAGGAGCTTGCGGGTACAGTGGGCGAGTTTCAGGAGCAGGAGCTTCGGGGTACTGTAGGTGAGTTTCAGAAGCAGGAGCTTGCGGGTACTGTGGGCGAgtttcaggagcaggaggatACTGTGGGTGAGTTTCTGGGGCAGGAGGATACTGTGGGTGAGTTTCTGGGGCAGGAGGATACTGTGGGTGAGtttcaggagcaggagctggagggtACTGTGAGTGAGTTTCAGGAGCAGGAGCTTGCGGGTACTGTGGGTGAGtttcaggagcaggagctggagggtACTGTGGGCGAGTTTCTGGGGCAGGAGGATACTGTGGGTGAGTTTCAGGAGCAGGAGCTTGCGGGTACTGTGGGTGAGTTTCTGGGGCAGGAGCTGGAGGGTACTGTGGGCGAGTTTCTGGGGCAGGAGCTGGAGGGTACTGTGGGCGAGTTTCAGGGGCAGGAGCTTGCGGGTACTGTGGGCGAGTTTCAGGGGCAGGAGATTGCGGGTACAGTGGGTGAGTTTCAGGAGCAGGAGCTTGCGGGTACTGTGGGCGAgtttcaggagcaggaggatACTGTGGGTGAGTTTCTGGGGCAGGAGGATACTGTGGGTGAgtttcaggagcaggaggatACTCTGGGTGAGTTTCAGGAGCAGGAGCTTGCGGGTACTGTGGGCGAGTTTCTGGGACAGGAGGATACTCTGGGTGAgtttcaggagcaggaggatACTCTGGGTGAgtttcaggagcaggaggatACTGTGGGTGAGTTTCTGGGACAGGAGCTGGAGGGTACTGTGGGCGAGTTTCAGGAGCAGGAGCTTGTGGGTACAGTGGGCGAgtttcaggagcaggaggatACTGTGGGTGAGTTTCTGGGACAGGAGCTGGAGGGTACTGTGGGCGAGTTTCAGGAGCAGGAGCTTGTGGGTACAGTGGGCGAGTTTCAGGAGCAGGAGGGTACTGTAGGTGAGTTTCAGGAGCAGGAGCTTGCGGGTACAGTGGGCGGGTTTCAGGAGCAGGAGGGTACTGTGGGTGAGTTTCAGGAGCAGGAGATTGCGGGTACAGTGGGTGAgtttcaggagcaggagcaggaggataCTGTGGGTGAGTTTCTGGGGCAGGAGGATACTGTGGGTGAGTTTCTGGGGCAGGAGCTTGCGGGTACTGTGG GTGAGTTTCAGGAGCAGGAGCTTGCGGGTACAGTGGGCGGGTTTCAGGAGCAGGAGGGTACTGTGGGTGAGTTTCTGGGGCAGGAGCTTGCGGGTACTGTGGGCGAGTTTCAGGAGCAGGAGCTTGCGGGTACAGTGGGCGGGTTTCAGGAGCAGGAGGGTACTGTGGGTGAGTTTCTGGGGCAGGAGCTGGAGGGTACTGTGGGCGAGTTTCAGGAGCAGGAGGGTACTGTAGGTGAGTTTCAGGAGCAGGAGCTTGTGGGTACTGTGGGTGAGtttcaggagcaggagctggagggtACTGTGGGCGAGTTTCTGGGGCAGGAGCTGGAGGGTACTGTGGGCGAGTTTCAGGAGCAGGAGGGTACTGTGGGTGAGTTtcaggggcaggagcaggagggtACTGTGGGTGAGtttcaggagcaggagctggagggcACAGTGGGCGAGTTTCTGGGGCAGGAGCTGGAGGGTACTGTGGGCGAGTTTCTGGGGCAGGAGCTGGAGGGTACTGTGGGCGAgtttcaggagcaggaggatACTGTGGGTGAGTTTCAGGAGTAG
- the LOC118230823 gene encoding protein Ycf2-like isoform X23, whose translation MDTVGEYLERELEESTAREFQGLGNADGFLEQELEGTVGKIQGLEVEESTAGEFQVLGSVGQFLESCTLGEFLGLKLKDTVHELQGLELHGTVGEFLWLELDDALAAFLGLGTVGEFQEQELAGTVGEFQEQELAGTVGEFQEQELRGTVGEFQKQELAGTVGEFQEQEDTVGEFLGQEDTVGEFLGQEDTVGEFQEQELEGTVSEFQEQELAGTVGEFQEQELEGTVGEFLGQEDTVGEFQEQELAGTVGEFQEQELEGTVGEFQEQELVGTVGEFQEQEDTVGEFLGQELEGTVGEFQEQELVGTVGEFQEQEGTVGEFQEQELAGTVGGFQEQEGTVGEFQEQEIAGTVGEFQEQEQEDTVGEFLGQEDTVGEFLGQELAGTVGEFQEQEGTVGEFLGQEGTVGEFLGQEDTLGEFQEQEDTVGEFLGQELEGTVGEFQEQELVGTVGEFQEQELVGTVGEFQEQEGTVGEFQEQELAGTVGGFQEQEGTVGEFLGQELAGTVGEFQEQELAGTVGGFQEQEGTVGEFLGQELEGTVGEFQEQEGTVGEFQEQELVGTVGEFQEQELEGTVGEFLGQELEGTVGEFQEQEGTVGEFQGQEQEGTVGEFQEQELEGTVGEFLGQELEGTVGEFLGQELEGTVGEFQEQEDTVGEFQE comes from the exons ATGGATACTGTAGGCGAGTATCTGGAAAGGGAGTTGGAGGAGAGTACTGCAAGGGAGTTTCAGGGACTGGGTAATGCGGATGGGTTTCTGGAACAGGAGCTGGAAGGTACTGTGGGTAAGATTCAGGGACTAGAGGTGGAGGAGAGTACCGCAGGGGAATTTCAAGTGTTGGGTTCAGTGGGTCAGTTTCTGGAGTCATGTACTCTGGGTGAATTTCTGGGGCTGAAGCTGAAGGATACTGTGCATGAGCTTCAGGGGCTGGAGCTGCATGGTACTGTGGGGGAATTTCTGTGGCTGGAGCTGGACGATGCTCTGGCTGCATTTCTAGGGCTGGGTACTGTGGGTGAGTTTCAGGAGCAGGAGCTTGCGGGTACAGTGGGCGAGTTTCAGGAGCAGGAGCTTGCGGGTACAGTGGGCGAGTTTCAGGAGCAGGAGCTTCGGGGTACTGTAGGTGAGTTTCAGAAGCAGGAGCTTGCGGGTACTGTGGGCGAgtttcaggagcaggaggatACTGTGGGTGAGTTTCTGGGGCAGGAGGATACTGTGGGTGAGTTTCTGGGGCAGGAGGATACTGTGGGTGAGtttcaggagcaggagctggagggtACTGTGAGTGAGTTTCAGGAGCAGGAGCTTGCGGGTACTGTGGGTGAGtttcaggagcaggagctggagggtACTGTGGGCGAGTTTCTGGGGCAGGAGGATACTGTGG GTGAGTTTCAGGAGCAGGAGCTTGCGGGTACTGTGGGCGAgtttcaggagcag GAGCTGGAGGGTACTGTGGGCGAGTTTCAGGAGCAGGAGCTTGTGGGTACAGTGGGCGAgtttcaggagcaggaggatACTGTGGGTGAGTTTCTGGGACAGGAGCTGGAGGGTACTGTGGGCGAGTTTCAGGAGCAGGAGCTTGTGGGTACAGTGGGCGAGTTTCAGGAGCAGGAGGGTACTGTAGGTGAGTTTCAGGAGCAGGAGCTTGCGGGTACAGTGGGCGGGTTTCAGGAGCAGGAGGGTACTGTGGGTGAGTTTCAGGAGCAGGAGATTGCGGGTACAGTGGGTGAgtttcaggagcaggagcaggaggataCTGTGGGTGAGTTTCTGGGGCAGGAGGATACTGTGGGTGAGTTTCTGGGGCAGGAGCTTGCGGGTACTGTGGGCGAGTTTCAGGAGCAGGAGGGTACTGTGGGCGAGTTTCTGGGGCAGGAGGGTACTGTGGGCGAGTTTCTGGGGCAGGAGGATACTCTGGGTGAgtttcaggagcaggaggatACTGTGGGTGAGTTTCTGGGACAGGAGCTGGAGGGTACTGTGGGCGAGTTTCAGGAGCAGGAGCTTGTGGGTACAGTGGGCGAGTTTCAGGAGCAGGAGCTTGTGGGTACAGTGGGCGAGTTTCAGGAGCAGGAGGGTACTGTAGGTGAGTTTCAGGAGCAGGAGCTTGCGGGTACAGTGGGCGGGTTTCAGGAGCAGGAGGGTACTGTGGGTGAGTTTCTGGGGCAGGAGCTTGCGGGTACTGTGGGCGAGTTTCAGGAGCAGGAGCTTGCGGGTACAGTGGGCGGGTTTCAGGAGCAGGAGGGTACTGTGGGTGAGTTTCTGGGGCAGGAGCTGGAGGGTACTGTGGGCGAGTTTCAGGAGCAGGAGGGTACTGTAGGTGAGTTTCAGGAGCAGGAGCTTGTGGGTACTGTGGGTGAGtttcaggagcaggagctggagggtACTGTGGGCGAGTTTCTGGGGCAGGAGCTGGAGGGTACTGTGGGCGAGTTTCAGGAGCAGGAGGGTACTGTGGGTGAGTTtcaggggcaggagcaggagggtACTGTGGGTGAGtttcaggagcaggagctggagggcACAGTGGGCGAGTTTCTGGGGCAGGAGCTGGAGGGTACTGTGGGCGAGTTTCTGGGGCAGGAGCTGGAGGGTACTGTGGGCGAgtttcaggagcaggaggatACTGTGGGTGAGTTTCAGGAGTAG
- the LOC118230823 gene encoding involucrin-like isoform X9, whose protein sequence is MDTVGEYLERELEESTAREFQGLGNADGFLEQELEGTVGKIQGLEVEESTAGEFQVLGSVGQFLESCTLGEFLGLKLKDTVHELQGLELHGTVGEFLWLELDDALAAFLGLGTVGEFQEQELAGTVGEFQEQELAGTVGEFQEQELRGTVGEFQKQELAGTVGEFQEQEDTVGEFLGQEDTVGEFQEQELAGTVGEFQEQELEGTVGEFLGQEDTVGEFQEQELAGTVGEFLGQELEGTVGEFLGQELEGTVGEFQGQELAGTVGEFQGQEIAGTVGEFQEQELAGTVGEFQEQEDTVGEFLGQEDTVGEFQEQEDTLGEFQEQELAGTVGEFLGQEDTLGEFQEQEDTLGEFQEQEDTVGEFLGQELEGTVGEFQEQELVGTVGEFQEQEDTVGEFLGQELEGTVGEFQEQELVGTVGEFQEQEGTVGEFQEQELAGTVGGFQEQEGTVGEFQEQEIAGTVGEFQEQEQEDTVGEFLGQEDTVGEFLGQELAGTVGEFQEQEGTVGEFLGQEGTVGEFLGQEDTLGEFQEQEDTVGEFLGQELEGTVGEFQEQELVGTVGEFQEQELVGTVGEFQEQEGTVGEFQEQELAGTVGGFQEQEGTVGEFLGQELAGTVGEFQEQELAGTVGGFQEQEGTVGEFLGQELEGTVGEFQEQEGTVGEFQEQELVGTVGEFQEQELEGTVGEFLGQELEGTVGEFQEQEGTVGEFQGQEQEGTVGEFQEQELEGTVGEFLGQELEGTVGEFLGQELEGTVGEFQEQEDTVGEFQE, encoded by the exons ATGGATACTGTAGGCGAGTATCTGGAAAGGGAGTTGGAGGAGAGTACTGCAAGGGAGTTTCAGGGACTGGGTAATGCGGATGGGTTTCTGGAACAGGAGCTGGAAGGTACTGTGGGTAAGATTCAGGGACTAGAGGTGGAGGAGAGTACCGCAGGGGAATTTCAAGTGTTGGGTTCAGTGGGTCAGTTTCTGGAGTCATGTACTCTGGGTGAATTTCTGGGGCTGAAGCTGAAGGATACTGTGCATGAGCTTCAGGGGCTGGAGCTGCATGGTACTGTGGGGGAATTTCTGTGGCTGGAGCTGGACGATGCTCTGGCTGCATTTCTAGGGCTGGGTACTGTGGGTGAGTTTCAGGAGCAGGAGCTTGCGGGTACAGTGGGCGAGTTTCAGGAGCAGGAGCTTGCGGGTACAGTGGGCGAGTTTCAGGAGCAGGAGCTTCGGGGTACTGTAGGTGAGTTTCAGAAGCAGGAGCTTGCGGGTACTGTGGGCGAgtttcaggagcaggaggatACTGTGGGTGAGTTTCTGGGGCAGGAGGATACTGTGGGTGAG TTTCAGGAGCAGGAGCTTGCGGGTACTGTGGGTGAGtttcaggagcaggagctggagggtACTGTGGGCGAGTTTCTGGGGCAGGAGGATACTGTGGGTGAGTTTCAGGAGCAGGAGCTTGCGGGTACTGTGGGTGAGTTTCTGGGGCAGGAGCTGGAGGGTACTGTGGGCGAGTTTCTGGGGCAGGAGCTGGAGGGTACTGTGGGCGAGTTTCAGGGGCAGGAGCTTGCGGGTACTGTGGGCGAGTTTCAGGGGCAGGAGATTGCGGGTACAGTGGGTGAGTTTCAGGAGCAGGAGCTTGCGGGTACTGTGGGCGAgtttcaggagcaggaggatACTGTGGGTGAGTTTCTGGGGCAGGAGGATACTGTGGGTGAgtttcaggagcaggaggatACTCTGGGTGAGTTTCAGGAGCAGGAGCTTGCGGGTACTGTGGGCGAGTTTCTGGGACAGGAGGATACTCTGGGTGAgtttcaggagcaggaggatACTCTGGGTGAgtttcaggagcaggaggatACTGTGGGTGAGTTTCTGGGACAGGAGCTGGAGGGTACTGTGGGCGAGTTTCAGGAGCAGGAGCTTGTGGGTACAGTGGGCGAgtttcaggagcaggaggatACTGTGGGTGAGTTTCTGGGACAGGAGCTGGAGGGTACTGTGGGCGAGTTTCAGGAGCAGGAGCTTGTGGGTACAGTGGGCGAGTTTCAGGAGCAGGAGGGTACTGTAGGTGAGTTTCAGGAGCAGGAGCTTGCGGGTACAGTGGGCGGGTTTCAGGAGCAGGAGGGTACTGTGGGTGAGTTTCAGGAGCAGGAGATTGCGGGTACAGTGGGTGAgtttcaggagcaggagcaggaggataCTGTGGGTGAGTTTCTGGGGCAGGAGGATACTGTGGGTGAGTTTCTGGGGCAGGAGCTTGCGGGTACTGTGGGCGAGTTTCAGGAGCAGGAGGGTACTGTGGGCGAGTTTCTGGGGCAGGAGGGTACTGTGGGCGAGTTTCTGGGGCAGGAGGATACTCTGGGTGAgtttcaggagcaggaggatACTGTGGGTGAGTTTCTGGGACAGGAGCTGGAGGGTACTGTGGGCGAGTTTCAGGAGCAGGAGCTTGTGGGTACAGTGGGCGAGTTTCAGGAGCAGGAGCTTGTGGGTACAGTGGGCGAGTTTCAGGAGCAGGAGGGTACTGTAGGTGAGTTTCAGGAGCAGGAGCTTGCGGGTACAGTGGGCGGGTTTCAGGAGCAGGAGGGTACTGTGGGTGAGTTTCTGGGGCAGGAGCTTGCGGGTACTGTGGGCGAGTTTCAGGAGCAGGAGCTTGCGGGTACAGTGGGCGGGTTTCAGGAGCAGGAGGGTACTGTGGGTGAGTTTCTGGGGCAGGAGCTGGAGGGTACTGTGGGCGAGTTTCAGGAGCAGGAGGGTACTGTAGGTGAGTTTCAGGAGCAGGAGCTTGTGGGTACTGTGGGTGAGtttcaggagcaggagctggagggtACTGTGGGCGAGTTTCTGGGGCAGGAGCTGGAGGGTACTGTGGGCGAGTTTCAGGAGCAGGAGGGTACTGTGGGTGAGTTtcaggggcaggagcaggagggtACTGTGGGTGAGtttcaggagcaggagctggagggcACAGTGGGCGAGTTTCTGGGGCAGGAGCTGGAGGGTACTGTGGGCGAGTTTCTGGGGCAGGAGCTGGAGGGTACTGTGGGCGAgtttcaggagcaggaggatACTGTGGGTGAGTTTCAGGAGTAG
- the LOC118230823 gene encoding involucrin-like isoform X22, with product MDTVGEYLERELEESTAREFQGLGNADGFLEQELEGTVGKIQGLEVEESTAGEFQVLGSVGQFLESCTLGEFLGLKLKDTVHELQGLELHGTVGEFLWLELDDALAAFLGLGTVGEFQEQELAGTVGEFQEQELAGTVGEFQEQELRGTVGEFQKQELAGTVGEFQEQEDTVGEFLGQEDTVGEFLGQEDTVGEFQEQELEGTVSEFQEQELAGTVGEFQEQELEGTVGEFLGQEDTVGEFQEQELAGTVGEFLGQELEGTVGEFLGQELEGTVGEFQGQELAGTVGEFQGQEIAGTVGEFQEQELAGTVGEFQEQEDTVGEFLGQEDTVGEFQEQELAGTVGGFQEQEGTVGEFQEQEIAGTVGEFQEQEQEDTVGEFLGQEDTVGEFLGQELAGTVGEFQEQEGTVGEFLGQEGTVGEFLGQEDTLGEFQEQEDTVGEFLGQELEGTVGEFQEQELVGTVGEFQEQELVGTVGEFQEQEGTVGEFQEQELAGTVGGFQEQEGTVGEFLGQELAGTVGEFQEQELAGTVGGFQEQEGTVGEFLGQELEGTVGEFQEQEGTVGEFQEQELVGTVGEFQEQELEGTVGEFLGQELEGTVGEFQEQEGTVGEFQGQEQEGTVGEFQEQELEGTVGEFLGQELEGTVGEFLGQELEGTVGEFQEQEDTVGEFQE from the exons ATGGATACTGTAGGCGAGTATCTGGAAAGGGAGTTGGAGGAGAGTACTGCAAGGGAGTTTCAGGGACTGGGTAATGCGGATGGGTTTCTGGAACAGGAGCTGGAAGGTACTGTGGGTAAGATTCAGGGACTAGAGGTGGAGGAGAGTACCGCAGGGGAATTTCAAGTGTTGGGTTCAGTGGGTCAGTTTCTGGAGTCATGTACTCTGGGTGAATTTCTGGGGCTGAAGCTGAAGGATACTGTGCATGAGCTTCAGGGGCTGGAGCTGCATGGTACTGTGGGGGAATTTCTGTGGCTGGAGCTGGACGATGCTCTGGCTGCATTTCTAGGGCTGGGTACTGTGGGTGAGTTTCAGGAGCAGGAGCTTGCGGGTACAGTGGGCGAGTTTCAGGAGCAGGAGCTTGCGGGTACAGTGGGCGAGTTTCAGGAGCAGGAGCTTCGGGGTACTGTAGGTGAGTTTCAGAAGCAGGAGCTTGCGGGTACTGTGGGCGAgtttcaggagcaggaggatACTGTGGGTGAGTTTCTGGGGCAGGAGGATACTGTGGGTGAGTTTCTGGGGCAGGAGGATACTGTGGGTGAGtttcaggagcaggagctggagggtACTGTGAGTGAGTTTCAGGAGCAGGAGCTTGCGGGTACTGTGGGTGAGtttcaggagcaggagctggagggtACTGTGGGCGAGTTTCTGGGGCAGGAGGATACTGTGGGTGAGTTTCAGGAGCAGGAGCTTGCGGGTACTGTGGGTGAGTTTCTGGGGCAGGAGCTGGAGGGTACTGTGGGCGAGTTTCTGGGGCAGGAGCTGGAGGGTACTGTGGGCGAGTTTCAGGGGCAGGAGCTTGCGGGTACTGTGGGCGAGTTTCAGGGGCAGGAGATTGCGGGTACAGTGGGTGAGTTTCAGGAGCAGGAGCTTGCGGGTACTGTGGGCGAgtttcaggagcaggaggatACTGTGGGTGAGTTTCTGGGGCAGGAGGATACTGTGG GTGAGTTTCAGGAGCAGGAGCTTGCGGGTACAGTGGGCGGGTTTCAGGAGCAGGAGGGTACTGTGGGTGAGTTTCAGGAGCAGGAGATTGCGGGTACAGTGGGTGAgtttcaggagcaggagcaggaggataCTGTGGGTGAGTTTCTGGGGCAGGAGGATACTGTGGGTGAGTTTCTGGGGCAGGAGCTTGCGGGTACTGTGGGCGAGTTTCAGGAGCAGGAGGGTACTGTGGGCGAGTTTCTGGGGCAGGAGGGTACTGTGGGCGAGTTTCTGGGGCAGGAGGATACTCTGGGTGAgtttcaggagcaggaggatACTGTGGGTGAGTTTCTGGGACAGGAGCTGGAGGGTACTGTGGGCGAGTTTCAGGAGCAGGAGCTTGTGGGTACAGTGGGCGAGTTTCAGGAGCAGGAGCTTGTGGGTACAGTGGGCGAGTTTCAGGAGCAGGAGGGTACTGTAGGTGAGTTTCAGGAGCAGGAGCTTGCGGGTACAGTGGGCGGGTTTCAGGAGCAGGAGGGTACTGTGGGTGAGTTTCTGGGGCAGGAGCTTGCGGGTACTGTGGGCGAGTTTCAGGAGCAGGAGCTTGCGGGTACAGTGGGCGGGTTTCAGGAGCAGGAGGGTACTGTGGGTGAGTTTCTGGGGCAGGAGCTGGAGGGTACTGTGGGCGAGTTTCAGGAGCAGGAGGGTACTGTAGGTGAGTTTCAGGAGCAGGAGCTTGTGGGTACTGTGGGTGAGtttcaggagcaggagctggagggtACTGTGGGCGAGTTTCTGGGGCAGGAGCTGGAGGGTACTGTGGGCGAGTTTCAGGAGCAGGAGGGTACTGTGGGTGAGTTtcaggggcaggagcaggagggtACTGTGGGTGAGtttcaggagcaggagctggagggcACAGTGGGCGAGTTTCTGGGGCAGGAGCTGGAGGGTACTGTGGGCGAGTTTCTGGGGCAGGAGCTGGAGGGTACTGTGGGCGAgtttcaggagcaggaggatACTGTGGGTGAGTTTCAGGAGTAG
- the LOC118230823 gene encoding involucrin-like isoform X18 has product MDTVGEYLERELEESTAREFQGLGNADGFLEQELEGTVGKIQGLEVEESTAGEFQVLGSVGQFLESCTLGEFLGLKLKDTVHELQGLELHGTVGEFLWLELDDALAAFLGLGTVGEFQEQELAGTVGEFQEQELAGTVGEFQEQELRGTVGEFQKQELAGTVGEFQEQEDTVGEFLGQEDTVGEFLGQEDTVGEFQEQELEGTVSEFQEQELAGTVGEFQEQELEGTVGEFLGQEDTVGEFQEQELAGTVGEFLGQELEGTVGEFLGQELEGTVGEFQGQELAGTVGEFQGQEIAGTVGEFQEQELAGTVGEFQEQELEGTVGEFQEQELVGTVGEFQEQEDTVGEFLGQELEGTVGEFQEQELVGTVGEFQEQEGTVGEFQEQELAGTVGGFQEQEGTVGEFQEQEIAGTVGEFQEQEQEDTVGEFLGQEDTVGEFLGQELAGTVGEFQEQEGTVGEFLGQEGTVGEFLGQEDTLGEFQEQEDTVGEFLGQELEGTVGEFQEQELVGTVGEFQEQELVGTVGEFQEQEGTVGEFQEQELAGTVGGFQEQEGTVGEFLGQELAGTVGEFQEQELAGTVGGFQEQEGTVGEFLGQELEGTVGEFQEQEGTVGEFQEQELVGTVGEFQEQELEGTVGEFLGQELEGTVGEFQEQEGTVGEFQGQEQEGTVGEFQEQELEGTVGEFLGQELEGTVGEFLGQELEGTVGEFQEQEDTVGEFQE; this is encoded by the exons ATGGATACTGTAGGCGAGTATCTGGAAAGGGAGTTGGAGGAGAGTACTGCAAGGGAGTTTCAGGGACTGGGTAATGCGGATGGGTTTCTGGAACAGGAGCTGGAAGGTACTGTGGGTAAGATTCAGGGACTAGAGGTGGAGGAGAGTACCGCAGGGGAATTTCAAGTGTTGGGTTCAGTGGGTCAGTTTCTGGAGTCATGTACTCTGGGTGAATTTCTGGGGCTGAAGCTGAAGGATACTGTGCATGAGCTTCAGGGGCTGGAGCTGCATGGTACTGTGGGGGAATTTCTGTGGCTGGAGCTGGACGATGCTCTGGCTGCATTTCTAGGGCTGGGTACTGTGGGTGAGTTTCAGGAGCAGGAGCTTGCGGGTACAGTGGGCGAGTTTCAGGAGCAGGAGCTTGCGGGTACAGTGGGCGAGTTTCAGGAGCAGGAGCTTCGGGGTACTGTAGGTGAGTTTCAGAAGCAGGAGCTTGCGGGTACTGTGGGCGAgtttcaggagcaggaggatACTGTGGGTGAGTTTCTGGGGCAGGAGGATACTGTGGGTGAGTTTCTGGGGCAGGAGGATACTGTGGGTGAGtttcaggagcaggagctggagggtACTGTGAGTGAGTTTCAGGAGCAGGAGCTTGCGGGTACTGTGGGTGAGtttcaggagcaggagctggagggtACTGTGGGCGAGTTTCTGGGGCAGGAGGATACTGTGGGTGAGTTTCAGGAGCAGGAGCTTGCGGGTACTGTGGGTGAGTTTCTGGGGCAGGAGCTGGAGGGTACTGTGGGCGAGTTTCTGGGGCAGGAGCTGGAGGGTACTGTGGGCGAGTTTCAGGGGCAGGAGCTTGCGGGTACTGTGGGCGAGTTTCAGGGGCAGGAGATTGCGGGTACAGTGGGTGAGTTTCAGGAGCAGGAGCTTGCGGGTACTGTGGGCGAgtttcaggagcag GAGCTGGAGGGTACTGTGGGCGAGTTTCAGGAGCAGGAGCTTGTGGGTACAGTGGGCGAgtttcaggagcaggaggatACTGTGGGTGAGTTTCTGGGACAGGAGCTGGAGGGTACTGTGGGCGAGTTTCAGGAGCAGGAGCTTGTGGGTACAGTGGGCGAGTTTCAGGAGCAGGAGGGTACTGTAGGTGAGTTTCAGGAGCAGGAGCTTGCGGGTACAGTGGGCGGGTTTCAGGAGCAGGAGGGTACTGTGGGTGAGTTTCAGGAGCAGGAGATTGCGGGTACAGTGGGTGAgtttcaggagcaggagcaggaggataCTGTGGGTGAGTTTCTGGGGCAGGAGGATACTGTGGGTGAGTTTCTGGGGCAGGAGCTTGCGGGTACTGTGGGCGAGTTTCAGGAGCAGGAGGGTACTGTGGGCGAGTTTCTGGGGCAGGAGGGTACTGTGGGCGAGTTTCTGGGGCAGGAGGATACTCTGGGTGAgtttcaggagcaggaggatACTGTGGGTGAGTTTCTGGGACAGGAGCTGGAGGGTACTGTGGGCGAGTTTCAGGAGCAGGAGCTTGTGGGTACAGTGGGCGAGTTTCAGGAGCAGGAGCTTGTGGGTACAGTGGGCGAGTTTCAGGAGCAGGAGGGTACTGTAGGTGAGTTTCAGGAGCAGGAGCTTGCGGGTACAGTGGGCGGGTTTCAGGAGCAGGAGGGTACTGTGGGTGAGTTTCTGGGGCAGGAGCTTGCGGGTACTGTGGGCGAGTTTCAGGAGCAGGAGCTTGCGGGTACAGTGGGCGGGTTTCAGGAGCAGGAGGGTACTGTGGGTGAGTTTCTGGGGCAGGAGCTGGAGGGTACTGTGGGCGAGTTTCAGGAGCAGGAGGGTACTGTAGGTGAGTTTCAGGAGCAGGAGCTTGTGGGTACTGTGGGTGAGtttcaggagcaggagctggagggtACTGTGGGCGAGTTTCTGGGGCAGGAGCTGGAGGGTACTGTGGGCGAGTTTCAGGAGCAGGAGGGTACTGTGGGTGAGTTtcaggggcaggagcaggagggtACTGTGGGTGAGtttcaggagcaggagctggagggcACAGTGGGCGAGTTTCTGGGGCAGGAGCTGGAGGGTACTGTGGGCGAGTTTCTGGGGCAGGAGCTGGAGGGTACTGTGGGCGAgtttcaggagcaggaggatACTGTGGGTGAGTTTCAGGAGTAG